In Cyprinus carpio isolate SPL01 chromosome B16, ASM1834038v1, whole genome shotgun sequence, the following are encoded in one genomic region:
- the LOC122140085 gene encoding paraneoplastic antigen Ma2-like, whose translation MALTKDPFLQAELANWCKDAGIDETHGLMLLNVPVHTEVAEIEEAMEAVKALGRVRVRDTREGPTSRSLLVLCECKQAIDPKRIPTEVSWGEKNEPWSVIVIQTQESASDTATGEFTEKLAKFLMEEGKSLSDIQALISPPSAPDSSPESIIRAMGEVFAKTVKLPSDSNAYRRLRTLFSRCVPTPVGEENMETWMDQARLMITECDCSEKEKRQRIVESLKGTALDIIRAVRFSDPEASALQYLEALESTFGSSESGEDLYFKFRLMRQGTGEALSEFLRRMEKTLSKVVEREGLSLRLNSGQHHPSLPPRP comes from the exons ATGGCTCTAACAAAAGACCCATTCCTCCAAGCAGAGTTGGCCAACTGGTGTAAAGATGCTGGCATTGATGAGACTCATggtttaatgcttttaaatgtacCTGTTCACACAGAAGTGGCTGAAATTGAAGAGGCGATGGAAGCCGTAAAAGCGTTAGGAAGAGTTCGTGTAAGAGACACGagagaa GGACCTACCTCACGTTCTCTGCTGGTATTGTGTGAGTGCAAACAAGCCATTGACCCTAAGCGCATACCTACTGAAGTGTCCTGGGGAGAAAAGAATGAGCCATGGTCAGTCATAGTAATTCAGACACAGGAATCTGCATCTGACACAGCTACTGGAGAATTTACTGAAAAGCTTGCAAAGTTCTTGATGGAAGAAGGAAAGTCTCTCAGTGATATACAAGCTTTGATTTCTCCTCCCAGTGCCCCAGACAGTTCCCCTGAGTCGATTATACGCGCCATGGGTGAGGTCTTTGCAAAAACAGTAAAGCTCCCAAGTGACAGCAACGCTTATCGTCGCCTGCGCACCTTATTCAGCCGCTGTGTTCCAACCCCTGTGGGAGAGGAGAATATGGAAACTTGGATGGACCAAGCCAGGCTGATGATAACTGAGTGTGACtgctctgaaaaagaaaaaagacaaagaatTGTGGAAAGTCTCAAGGGAACTGCATTGGACATCATAAGAGCTGTTCGATTTTCAGATCCTGAAGCAAGTGCTTTGCAGTATTTGGAAGCGTTGGAGAGCACATTTGGATCATCTGAATCTGGTGAGGATTTATACTTCAAGTTTCGTCTTATGCGCCAGGGCACAGGGGAGGCTTTGTCTGAATTTCTGAGAAGAATGGAGAAGACCCTTAGCAAAGTAGTGGAAAGAGAGGGACTGTCCCTCAGACTG AACAGCGGCCAACACCATCCCAGTCTGCCTCCACGTCCTTAA